The proteins below come from a single Chitinophaga pinensis DSM 2588 genomic window:
- a CDS encoding S24 family peptidase, with the protein MNKFERLKAELEQTGKGKMKAFGSSMLPILKSGSQLTFEKASEYKIGDIVFCKVKGHYIDAHKIIKIDAHKGYLIANNHGFENGWTRNIYGRVIIGEYQHHVIYEASSRNR; encoded by the coding sequence ATGAACAAATTCGAACGATTAAAAGCCGAGTTAGAACAAACCGGCAAAGGAAAGATGAAGGCATTTGGCAGCTCGATGTTACCCATTCTTAAAAGCGGCTCACAACTGACCTTCGAAAAAGCCAGCGAATACAAGATCGGAGACATTGTATTCTGCAAAGTAAAAGGGCATTATATCGATGCGCATAAGATCATCAAAATTGACGCACATAAAGGGTACCTGATCGCCAATAATCATGGATTTGAAAACGGCTGGACCAGGAATATTTATGGCAGAGTCATCATCGGAGAATATCAGCATCATGTTATCTATGAAGCATCGTCTAGAAACAGGTAG
- a CDS encoding response regulator, with translation MPIKLAIADDHPIVANGICSILRDAVHVEVTDIYTNGNTLLKGIKERQPDVLLLDMHLPDMSGPELAASILKNYPQVRILVLSSSDVLFLVKKMLKLGCMGYLLKESDDVTILQAIETVQKGGQYLSPALNQQLIEDMFRNKKSEKKNTALTRREKEVLQLIIDEHTNQEIADKLFLSLHTVENHRISLLHKLEVKNTAGLVKVALQTGLV, from the coding sequence ATGCCTATCAAACTAGCGATTGCTGACGATCACCCTATTGTAGCTAATGGCATCTGTAGCATATTACGTGATGCTGTCCATGTAGAAGTGACCGACATCTATACCAATGGAAACACCCTTTTAAAAGGTATCAAGGAAAGACAACCGGACGTCCTGCTGCTGGACATGCACCTGCCGGATATGAGCGGCCCAGAGCTGGCGGCGAGTATCCTGAAAAACTATCCGCAGGTACGTATTCTTGTACTCAGCAGTTCTGATGTACTATTCCTTGTCAAGAAAATGCTGAAGCTTGGTTGCATGGGATATCTGCTGAAAGAGTCAGACGATGTTACGATCCTGCAAGCCATCGAAACAGTACAGAAGGGGGGGCAGTACCTCTCTCCTGCCCTGAATCAGCAACTGATAGAGGATATGTTCCGGAACAAGAAATCGGAGAAGAAAAACACGGCCCTGACCCGCAGGGAGAAGGAAGTTCTGCAACTGATTATCGACGAACATACCAACCAGGAAATTGCCGACAAATTGTTTCTGAGTCTGCATACAGTTGAAAACCATCGTATAAGTCTCCTGCACAAACTGGAAGTTAAAAACACGGCAGGACTGGTAAAGGTAGCCCTACAGACGGGACTGGTTTAG
- a CDS encoding ATP-binding protein translates to MMGNLSNLFHGKIRRTLLFVLLLLTGNGLSLSAQTVTDQLSRSVTHSGTSIKHVDSLLKLAGTKKDTATSNAVRLYYMGMEDARMLKYNNGVAHALAGLALCYNNNNEKDKALSCERLALHYCEDNQEGLEMRVNIYLFMSQSFYYKGKYDSSAYYRYAALDLLEANKVTDRRMQTRVYCSLLDFWLNINENIQNDSHIQQIMGHIDNLIDSANIKKDTTALMMLYYYKAGYFNNIVQNDSARYYCASAIQMGKATKISASMEAGLLINTALTYLDDKNPVPAIEYLKKAKALFPANNPIPNRHQIFADICTGQAFVMQQQYNKAITVTLPALNNAEERHMVHLLVGRGNQVLADAYEAVGQYKSAAEYRKAYTIIRDSMMKVEKLELVFNLEMKYRIADKNKELAEKQLAITRNESRIKTKNMLIIAVSSGLLLILLISVLIYRNNLHKQKLQLEKIRNLRQELQISNLQAMIAGEEKERSRIARDLHDGMGGTLGTIRTRLSAIFRRYTTTDVTEDFKEVLHLLEEASVELRKTAHNLMPEILLQEGLTKATALFCERVRKGHTLEITFQSIGAHTGLSSAEELTVYRIIQELVHNILKHANAKHAIVQIACHESQLAVTVEDDGNGMLSSAQSDGIGLKTIRERVNSLNGDLHIESVPGEGTSVHIEISIKHNNTARHAYQTSDC, encoded by the coding sequence ATGATGGGTAACCTTAGTAACCTGTTCCACGGCAAGATCCGTAGGACGCTGCTTTTCGTGCTGTTACTTTTAACGGGTAACGGCTTATCCCTTAGTGCCCAGACGGTAACTGACCAGTTGTCACGGAGTGTCACGCATTCCGGGACCAGTATAAAACATGTGGACAGTCTGTTAAAGCTTGCCGGCACAAAAAAAGACACTGCTACCAGCAATGCCGTTCGCCTGTATTATATGGGGATGGAAGATGCCCGCATGTTAAAGTATAATAATGGCGTCGCACATGCGCTGGCAGGTCTGGCACTTTGTTATAATAATAACAATGAGAAAGATAAGGCCCTGTCATGTGAGCGGCTGGCCCTGCATTACTGTGAAGATAACCAGGAAGGACTGGAGATGCGGGTGAACATTTACCTCTTTATGTCGCAGAGTTTTTATTATAAAGGCAAGTATGATTCTTCCGCCTACTACCGTTATGCAGCGCTGGACCTGCTGGAAGCGAATAAGGTAACCGACCGGCGGATGCAGACACGGGTATATTGTAGTCTGCTTGATTTCTGGTTGAATATTAATGAAAATATCCAGAACGACTCGCATATTCAACAGATCATGGGCCATATCGACAACCTGATTGACAGCGCCAATATTAAGAAGGATACCACCGCACTGATGATGCTTTACTATTATAAAGCAGGCTATTTTAATAACATCGTTCAGAACGACTCCGCCCGTTACTACTGTGCCTCTGCCATCCAGATGGGAAAGGCAACAAAGATCTCCGCCAGTATGGAAGCGGGTCTGCTGATCAATACCGCCCTTACCTACCTGGATGATAAGAATCCGGTACCTGCTATTGAATACCTGAAAAAGGCAAAAGCGCTCTTTCCGGCGAACAATCCTATTCCCAACAGGCACCAGATCTTCGCAGACATCTGTACCGGTCAGGCTTTCGTGATGCAACAACAGTATAACAAAGCCATCACCGTTACATTACCGGCACTGAATAATGCTGAGGAGCGACATATGGTCCACCTGTTGGTAGGACGGGGAAACCAGGTACTGGCAGATGCCTATGAAGCTGTCGGACAGTATAAGAGTGCGGCAGAATACAGAAAGGCTTACACCATTATCAGGGATAGTATGATGAAGGTGGAGAAACTGGAACTGGTATTCAACCTGGAAATGAAATATCGTATTGCGGATAAGAATAAGGAACTGGCAGAGAAGCAACTGGCGATTACCCGTAATGAAAGCAGGATCAAGACGAAAAACATGCTAATTATTGCAGTGTCTTCCGGTTTGCTGCTGATACTGCTGATCAGTGTGCTGATATACCGTAATAATCTGCATAAACAGAAATTACAGCTGGAGAAGATCCGGAACCTGCGGCAGGAATTACAGATCAGTAATTTGCAGGCGATGATAGCAGGAGAAGAGAAAGAGCGGAGCCGTATTGCCCGTGATCTGCATGATGGCATGGGTGGTACACTAGGTACGATCCGTACGCGCCTCAGCGCTATCTTCCGCAGATATACCACAACCGATGTGACAGAAGATTTTAAAGAAGTATTACACCTGCTGGAAGAAGCGTCAGTCGAACTCCGTAAGACGGCGCACAACCTGATGCCGGAAATATTGCTCCAGGAAGGACTGACAAAAGCCACGGCACTATTCTGCGAACGCGTCAGGAAAGGACATACGCTGGAGATCACTTTCCAGTCCATCGGCGCCCACACCGGACTATCATCCGCAGAAGAACTGACTGTTTACCGTATTATACAGGAACTTGTGCATAATATCCTCAAACATGCGAATGCAAAACATGCCATCGTTCAGATCGCCTGTCATGAATCACAACTTGCTGTAACTGTAGAAGATGACGGTAATGGTATGTTATCATCTGCACAATCTGACGGTATCGGATTGAAAACTATCCGGGAACGCGTAAATTCGTTAAACGGGGATTTACATATAGAGAGCGTACCTGGCGAGGGAACCAGCGTACATATAGAAATTTCGATTAAACATAATAATACTGCCAGACATGCCTATCAAACTAGCGATTGCTGA
- a CDS encoding SusC/RagA family TonB-linked outer membrane protein, producing the protein MTLPIHGNQLPASLKKRRRGIITVTILLLLSGAAHAAGTNHAADSRIVRDSMPMGLAKGRVTGAEEKVALPNVSVVNLSTKKGTVTTVDGNFTLSARSGDSLRFSFIGKKAQVVLFTGQAVVNVLLSGTEGSLSEVVVTGFQNIDKKKFAGSAVSIKAEDVRINGVADVSRMLEGRVAGVSVQNVSGTFGTAPKIRIRGATSINGDNKPLWVVDGVVLEDVANISNDQLSSGDPTTLLGSAVAGLNSNDIESFDILKDAAATALYGARAMNGVVVITTKKGRAGKPAIAYSGNFSTQLKPTYGNFNIMNSARQMSVLAELERKGVLTSDILSRGDVGVYGKMYDMLQTDVNGHFGLENTPEARKAFLMQYGRANTDWFDILFRNNFVQEHSISVSSGTDRSQSYFSTSYYGDNGWTIADKVHRYTLNYRNNYKFSDRFSAGFSTLGSVRQQRAPGALTRNSNPVEGQYDRDFDINPFSYALNTSRTLRAYDDKGNLEYFRRNFADFNIINELQNNYLSLNVMDLRLQGDLGWKITDKLKWEFVGALRYVKSSREHQITEDANMANAYRAADNATIAQNNKFLYRDPENPDAPPVIVLPEGGFYNRTEDQLVNYDFRNTLSYKTTFGSNHNLNILAGQQVKYADRQNASSTGYGYQYNNGGVPYIDYRVLKQTIESNFPYYGMARDYDRFAAFYGTADYSYADKYSISANARYDGSNRLGASSNARWLPTWSFAGRWNLDREDFMRDFRHVDYLSVRASYGLTASMGPATNSNIVYRTVNSRRAHLNEVESVIQLAHLKNTELTWEKLYTSNVGVEAGFLDRRLNMTLDLYSRKSFDLISLIKTSGIGGELYKAANYADMTSKGIEVMVGGEIIRQKHWGWRTNLTFGYNTNKITNAKNSPLIFDLVAAEGGNKEGYPVRSLFSLDYKGLDPRTGVPTFVTGDGKTSSNVDLQDDATGTLVYQGPVDPPVTGGLNNTFRYKAFSLNVFMTYQWGNKIRLYPAFKTAYSDLDAMPNEFYDRWVMPKDETKTDVPSILDAYEQTLLGGAYPYNNYNYSTARVAKGDFVRLKTVSMTYLLPASFLKRTGFSSLLVTAAANNMWLIYSDKTLKGQDPEFFNAGGVAQPIQKQFTLSLKVGI; encoded by the coding sequence ATGACATTACCTATACATGGTAATCAATTGCCGGCGTCTCTAAAAAAGCGCCGGAGGGGAATTATTACGGTTACAATACTGCTATTACTATCCGGCGCAGCACATGCTGCCGGAACCAACCATGCGGCTGACAGCCGTATCGTAAGAGATTCTATGCCTATGGGTCTGGCAAAAGGAAGAGTGACCGGTGCGGAAGAGAAAGTAGCCCTGCCTAATGTATCAGTAGTCAACCTGTCTACCAAAAAAGGTACCGTGACGACTGTTGATGGTAATTTTACACTGAGCGCCCGTTCCGGTGATAGCTTACGTTTTTCTTTTATTGGTAAGAAAGCTCAGGTCGTACTGTTCACTGGTCAGGCTGTAGTGAACGTCCTGCTCAGTGGTACGGAAGGTTCATTATCAGAAGTAGTAGTGACTGGTTTCCAGAATATTGATAAGAAGAAATTCGCGGGTTCTGCCGTATCTATCAAAGCAGAAGACGTAAGGATAAATGGTGTGGCAGATGTAAGCCGTATGCTGGAAGGCCGTGTAGCGGGTGTGTCTGTACAGAACGTGTCCGGCACATTTGGTACTGCACCTAAGATCCGTATACGTGGCGCTACCTCTATCAACGGTGATAACAAACCATTGTGGGTAGTAGATGGTGTGGTACTGGAAGATGTAGCCAATATCTCCAACGATCAGTTGTCCAGCGGAGACCCTACCACCTTGCTGGGTTCTGCTGTAGCAGGTTTGAACTCTAATGACATTGAAAGTTTCGATATCCTGAAGGATGCTGCCGCAACGGCGTTATATGGCGCCCGCGCAATGAACGGTGTAGTGGTGATCACTACCAAAAAAGGCCGTGCAGGTAAACCTGCTATCGCCTATAGCGGCAACTTCAGTACACAATTGAAACCTACCTATGGAAACTTTAATATCATGAACTCCGCCAGACAGATGTCTGTGCTGGCGGAGCTTGAGCGTAAAGGTGTGCTGACATCCGATATTCTTTCCCGTGGCGACGTAGGCGTATACGGAAAGATGTATGATATGTTGCAGACCGACGTGAATGGCCACTTCGGACTGGAGAATACGCCTGAAGCACGCAAAGCTTTCCTGATGCAATATGGCAGAGCAAACACCGATTGGTTTGATATCCTGTTCCGCAACAACTTTGTACAGGAACATTCTATCAGCGTATCATCCGGTACGGATCGCTCCCAATCTTATTTCTCCACCAGTTACTATGGTGATAACGGCTGGACAATAGCAGATAAAGTACATCGCTATACCCTGAACTACCGTAACAACTATAAATTCTCTGACCGGTTCTCTGCCGGTTTCTCTACACTCGGTTCTGTACGTCAGCAGAGAGCGCCGGGCGCACTCACGCGTAATAGTAATCCAGTAGAAGGTCAGTATGACCGTGACTTCGATATCAACCCTTTCAGCTACGCACTGAATACCAGCCGTACCCTGAGAGCATATGACGATAAAGGTAACCTGGAATACTTCAGACGCAACTTCGCTGATTTCAATATCATTAACGAACTGCAAAATAACTACCTGTCCCTGAATGTAATGGACCTGCGTCTGCAGGGAGATCTGGGCTGGAAGATCACAGATAAACTGAAATGGGAATTTGTAGGTGCACTGCGTTATGTGAAGTCTTCCCGTGAACATCAGATCACAGAAGACGCCAACATGGCTAACGCTTACAGAGCGGCAGACAATGCCACTATCGCGCAGAATAATAAATTCCTGTACCGTGATCCGGAGAACCCGGATGCCCCGCCGGTGATTGTATTACCAGAAGGAGGCTTCTATAACAGAACAGAAGACCAGCTGGTAAACTATGACTTCCGTAATACCCTCAGCTACAAAACTACTTTCGGTAGCAATCATAACCTGAACATCCTGGCAGGTCAGCAGGTAAAATATGCCGACAGACAAAATGCATCCAGCACGGGTTATGGTTACCAGTACAACAATGGCGGTGTGCCTTACATCGATTATCGTGTACTGAAACAAACCATTGAAAGCAACTTCCCCTATTATGGTATGGCGCGTGACTATGACAGGTTCGCCGCTTTCTACGGTACTGCTGATTACTCTTATGCCGATAAATACAGCATCAGCGCTAATGCCCGTTACGATGGTTCCAACCGTCTGGGTGCTTCTTCCAATGCAAGATGGCTTCCTACCTGGAGCTTCGCCGGTCGCTGGAACCTGGACAGAGAAGACTTCATGCGTGACTTCCGTCATGTAGATTATCTCTCCGTACGCGCCAGCTATGGACTGACTGCAAGTATGGGCCCTGCTACCAACTCTAACATCGTTTATCGGACGGTGAACAGCCGCCGTGCACACCTTAATGAAGTGGAATCTGTTATCCAGCTGGCGCACCTGAAAAACACTGAATTAACATGGGAAAAGTTATATACTTCCAACGTGGGTGTAGAAGCCGGTTTCTTAGACAGACGCCTGAACATGACCCTCGACCTTTACAGCCGTAAAAGTTTTGACCTGATCAGCCTTATCAAAACATCCGGTATCGGTGGTGAACTCTACAAGGCAGCCAACTATGCAGACATGACTTCCAAAGGTATCGAAGTGATGGTAGGTGGCGAGATAATCCGCCAAAAACACTGGGGATGGAGAACCAACCTGACCTTCGGTTATAACACCAACAAGATCACCAACGCGAAAAACTCCCCGCTTATCTTTGACCTGGTAGCTGCTGAAGGTGGTAACAAAGAAGGATATCCTGTACGCAGCCTCTTCTCTCTCGACTACAAAGGGCTGGACCCGCGCACGGGTGTGCCGACTTTCGTTACAGGGGATGGTAAGACCAGTTCAAACGTAGACCTGCAGGATGATGCAACCGGTACGCTGGTGTACCAGGGACCTGTAGATCCGCCGGTAACAGGTGGTCTGAACAACACCTTCCGTTACAAAGCATTCTCCCTGAATGTATTCATGACTTACCAGTGGGGTAACAAGATCCGCCTGTATCCTGCTTTCAAAACAGCTTATTCTGATCTTGACGCGATGCCAAATGAATTCTATGACCGTTGGGTAATGCCGAAAGATGAGACTAAAACAGATGTACCGTCTATACTCGACGCATATGAGCAGACACTGCTCGGTGGTGCATATCCTTACAACAACTATAACTATTCAACAGCGCGTGTAGCAAAAGGAGATTTTGTTCGTCTGAAAACAGTATCCATGACTTACCTGCTGCCGGCCAGCTTCCTGAAGAGAACAGGTTTTAGCAGTCTGCTGGTAACAGCTGCTGCGAATAACATGTGGCTGATCTATTCGGACAAAACACTGAAAGGACAGGATCCTGAGTTCTTCAACGCCGGAGGTGTGGCGCAGCCGATACAGAAGCAGTTTACATTATCTCTTAAAGTGGGCATTTAA
- a CDS encoding RagB/SusD family nutrient uptake outer membrane protein — protein MQRKALYILLAILPSVTGCKKYLDQQPDSTWTQLDTPEKVSQLLGTAYPQANYMTFCEAMSDNVADKGTGVDVRTNRDPFYFDDVQNINQDSPEYYWAAAYTAIAAANNALIACENAKDTAAYSRQKGEALVARAYAHFMLVNIFSRSYDATTANADMGIPYVTEPEEVVFKQYDRKTVAYVYDQIEKDLLAGLPLIRDDKYKVPKYHFNQKAAYAFAARFYLYKRDYQKVITYADMAFTTGQAVSYLRPWNTSYVFLSPLELFNIYSNSSENANFLLVETNSSYGRNLAQYRFGMNFPMYRAIMGSNVTGGDWCFPAYTYGTADYFIPKLSEYFVKESVNATIGYIYTMVPLFTAEEVLFNRAEANAQLGNTTAVLADLNTYAGTRITNYDASADVVTLAKCKSYYGLSDSKGALLNAVLDFKRAEFVQEGTRWFDLMRYKVPVTHVTSQGQTMILGADDPRRVFQIPVSAKTSGLPLNPR, from the coding sequence ATGCAAAGAAAAGCGCTATATATACTCCTGGCTATTCTCCCGTCCGTAACCGGATGTAAAAAATATCTCGATCAGCAACCGGATAGTACCTGGACACAACTGGATACTCCTGAAAAGGTGAGTCAGTTGCTGGGTACTGCTTATCCGCAGGCTAACTATATGACTTTCTGTGAAGCCATGTCAGATAACGTAGCCGATAAAGGTACTGGTGTCGACGTACGTACCAATAGAGACCCTTTCTATTTTGATGATGTGCAGAACATCAACCAGGATTCTCCTGAATATTACTGGGCGGCTGCCTATACCGCTATCGCTGCAGCTAACAATGCCCTGATCGCCTGTGAAAATGCAAAGGATACAGCTGCTTATAGTCGTCAGAAAGGGGAGGCACTCGTAGCACGCGCATATGCACATTTTATGCTGGTGAATATCTTCTCCAGAAGTTATGATGCAACAACCGCTAATGCAGATATGGGCATCCCATATGTTACCGAGCCGGAAGAAGTAGTATTCAAACAGTACGACAGGAAAACGGTCGCTTATGTATACGATCAGATTGAGAAAGACCTGCTGGCAGGTTTACCATTGATCCGCGATGATAAGTACAAGGTGCCTAAGTACCATTTCAACCAGAAAGCAGCGTATGCTTTTGCGGCAAGATTTTACCTCTACAAACGCGACTATCAGAAAGTGATTACCTATGCGGATATGGCTTTCACAACAGGCCAGGCAGTGAGCTATCTGCGTCCATGGAATACTTCCTACGTATTCCTTTCTCCACTGGAATTGTTCAACATCTATTCTAACTCCAGCGAGAACGCCAACTTCCTGCTGGTAGAAACCAATTCCAGCTACGGCCGTAACCTGGCGCAATACCGCTTTGGTATGAACTTTCCGATGTACAGAGCAATCATGGGGAGCAACGTAACCGGTGGAGACTGGTGCTTTCCGGCATATACCTATGGTACTGCCGATTACTTCATCCCTAAGCTGAGTGAATATTTTGTAAAGGAATCTGTGAATGCGACCATTGGTTACATATACACCATGGTGCCTTTGTTCACTGCAGAAGAAGTACTGTTTAACAGGGCAGAAGCAAATGCACAACTGGGGAATACCACCGCTGTTCTTGCTGATCTGAATACCTACGCCGGTACCCGTATCACCAATTACGATGCAAGTGCTGATGTTGTGACACTGGCGAAGTGCAAAAGTTACTATGGTCTTTCAGATAGTAAAGGCGCACTGTTAAATGCCGTACTGGATTTCAAAAGAGCGGAATTCGTACAGGAAGGTACGCGCTGGTTTGACCTGATGCGTTACAAAGTACCCGTTACACATGTAACCAGTCAGGGACAGACGATGATACTCGGAGCAGACGATCCGCGCAGGGTCTTCCAGATACCGGTATCTGCAAAAACATCCGGACTTCCATTAAATCCCCGCTAA
- a CDS encoding putative zinc-binding metallopeptidase: MKNIKTLFLLLTLALLAACAKDDDLSNLEDIPGLGGDTWQKTALDKWLYDTLVVPYNIEAKYKWDQFEFDLNKTLVPPQEAMVKPALQSIKKVWIDTYVQEAGIEFFRQNSPKFLILCGSASWNVDNGTITLGTAEGGRKVVLYSINSFRIKGMPNYKPSDSATLKQIFHVIEHEFGHILHQTILYPPAFKNISAGRYSANWTNISDDEAHANGFITPYAMSGFDDDFVEMISLMLTDGRAGFERLIASIPEGTAASGVTQAQAISALRQKEAMVVAYFKTAWKIDFYSLQTKKRKAVESLIY, encoded by the coding sequence ATGAAAAATATAAAGACATTATTCCTTCTCCTGACGCTGGCCTTGTTGGCCGCATGTGCAAAAGATGACGATCTCAGTAACCTGGAAGACATTCCGGGACTGGGTGGAGATACCTGGCAAAAGACAGCGCTTGACAAATGGCTGTACGATACCCTGGTCGTACCGTATAACATTGAAGCCAAATACAAATGGGACCAGTTTGAGTTTGACCTGAACAAAACACTGGTACCGCCGCAGGAAGCAATGGTAAAACCAGCCCTGCAATCTATTAAAAAAGTATGGATTGACACCTATGTACAGGAAGCTGGTATTGAATTCTTCCGTCAGAACAGCCCGAAATTCCTGATCCTTTGTGGTAGTGCCAGCTGGAATGTGGATAACGGCACCATCACTTTAGGTACCGCTGAAGGTGGTCGTAAAGTGGTGCTTTATTCTATCAATTCTTTTCGCATTAAAGGTATGCCTAATTACAAGCCTTCTGACTCAGCGACGCTGAAGCAGATCTTTCACGTAATAGAACACGAATTCGGGCATATTCTTCATCAGACGATACTTTACCCGCCCGCCTTTAAAAACATCTCTGCAGGGCGTTATTCTGCCAACTGGACGAATATCAGCGATGACGAGGCACATGCTAATGGTTTTATTACCCCATATGCCATGTCAGGTTTTGATGATGACTTTGTGGAAATGATCTCCCTGATGCTGACGGACGGACGCGCAGGGTTTGAAAGGCTGATTGCCAGCATACCGGAAGGTACGGCCGCCAGCGGTGTGACACAGGCCCAGGCAATATCCGCCCTGCGTCAGAAAGAAGCCATGGTCGTGGCCTACTTTAAAACAGCCTGGAAAATAGATTTCTACAGTCTGCAGACGAAGAAGCGGAAAGCAGTGGAGTCACTGATCTACTAA
- a CDS encoding DUF4302 domain-containing protein — translation MYKRLLLICFTFFVLAACQKSDEDVFNAPPDTRLNDTLKKYNDMLVAAPYGWKGLVYPSGLEHGIFSFYFQFNDSNRVKMYADFDSASSVTMAESSYRLKALQQPCLLFDTYSYIHLLSDPDGSVNGGVYGEGLYSDFEFSIEGMSGDSIVLKGRYHGSRAVLVKATEAEKNAYSAEKSNRLIDKIGSYLTYFKRLTINSKGYDVSFDVASRTITISWVDEGGNNHTASTGFYYTPTGVAFSPAISTGNETLTGFDNVTWNASTTTLGFTANGNTGTIKETAKPLVIDKEAAKSWWQQQVDAGSYWVTVDGFHVDGIDDAYGIQQLPNYSFVVFYPKFGTSDNTVYDLLGFVTRTEAGQYIEYGPAFSAPTFKTDGRIIFPYLGILGELPDGETAVSNTITKITDSNGFYLVKTNSGYDMVSAKDGKSWISWF, via the coding sequence ATGTATAAACGCTTACTCCTGATATGTTTTACCTTTTTCGTACTGGCAGCCTGCCAGAAATCGGATGAAGACGTATTCAACGCTCCTCCCGATACCCGCCTGAACGATACCCTGAAAAAGTATAACGATATGCTGGTGGCAGCGCCATACGGCTGGAAAGGGCTGGTATATCCTTCCGGTCTGGAGCATGGAATATTCTCCTTTTACTTTCAGTTCAATGATTCCAACAGGGTGAAGATGTATGCGGATTTTGATTCGGCATCTTCCGTGACCATGGCAGAAAGCAGCTATCGCCTGAAGGCATTGCAGCAACCATGTCTCCTGTTTGATACCTACTCCTATATACACCTGCTGAGCGATCCTGACGGATCCGTAAATGGGGGTGTGTATGGCGAGGGACTGTATTCTGACTTTGAATTTTCTATCGAAGGAATGAGCGGAGACTCCATTGTACTCAAAGGAAGATATCATGGCAGCAGAGCGGTACTGGTAAAAGCAACAGAAGCAGAGAAGAATGCCTACAGCGCTGAAAAGAGTAATCGCCTGATCGATAAAATAGGTAGCTACCTCACTTACTTCAAACGCCTCACCATTAACAGTAAAGGATATGATGTGTCTTTTGATGTTGCCAGCAGAACCATTACAATCAGTTGGGTAGATGAAGGGGGCAATAACCATACAGCAAGCACTGGTTTCTACTATACACCTACCGGTGTAGCATTCTCTCCTGCAATCAGTACAGGTAATGAAACGCTGACCGGCTTTGACAATGTTACCTGGAATGCATCCACGACTACACTGGGTTTTACCGCCAATGGTAATACCGGTACAATCAAAGAAACTGCTAAACCGCTGGTAATAGATAAAGAGGCTGCTAAGAGCTGGTGGCAACAGCAGGTAGACGCAGGTAGCTACTGGGTAACCGTAGATGGATTTCACGTAGACGGTATTGACGATGCCTATGGCATTCAGCAATTGCCTAACTATTCCTTTGTTGTATTCTATCCGAAATTCGGCACAAGCGATAATACAGTGTATGACCTCTTAGGTTTTGTAACCCGCACTGAGGCCGGACAATACATCGAATACGGGCCTGCATTCAGCGCGCCGACTTTCAAGACAGACGGCCGCATCATATTCCCGTACCTGGGCATACTCGGAGAACTGCCGGATGGAGAGACTGCTGTCTCCAACACCATTACGAAGATCACAGACTCCAACGGATTCTACCTGGTAAAAACGAACAGCGGTTACGATATGGTAAGCGCTAAAGACGGAAAATCCTGGATATCCTGGTTTTAA